The genome window CCAATCATCGTATGGATTGTTGCCAAGGATGCTTACATTGAGGGACATGCAAAACGCGCCTTATTCTCACATGTATTCCCCTTTCTTGCTGCCATCCCGCTATTTTATTTCTTCGTGACTGCACATAGTTTGGGTTCAGCCGTCGGCTTTGTCGTTCTATTCTTTGTGATCTACGGATTAAGCTTTGTATATAACGTGGTCAAAGGGATTCAAGTGCTGCGTGAGTACGCTTGATCACCTATCCGCCCGGACTGACTTGCATAACAAAACCCCGCTGTTTATTAACAGCGGGGTTTTCCAGTTGCAGCTGTGGTTAGAACAATTCGTTTACTATCGATGTATGGTCGACATGGAACTCCTATTCTGCCATCCATCAATCCAACTTATACAAACGTTCCCGGTTAAGCCTTTCCGATCAGATAACGCTGAAGCGTTGGACCAAGCAAACCAAAGGCAAATAACTCATTTTGAAACTGAGCCTTATCTTCCTCCACCGTCATACCTTCGCTGTTCTCAAAAGCGGTTTCTGTCGCCTCTTCAAATGCGGTGTGCATATTATTGTTATACCAGTCGATCGCTGAATCAGAGTGATTGCGTACAATCCGAACGACTTCCAGTGAATTTCCAGGTTGAGTAGAGGCCACGTATACAAGTAATGACGGATCTCCGGCATTTCCAGGTTGTACTTCCACTTCTGCACAAGATAATCCATCTACCTCGGTTAATCTGCGTATTTTAGCATCTTGAATGGCATACATTGCTCATCGCGCTCCTTTTCTTTTGTGCTTATCATGTCGTTTGTTCAATCTGGTATCGTGTCTCCGGTGTGCCCAATCGGTAAATCTCCCGATACACCTGCTGTAATATCGTTTCATACGCCCGGTTTACGGACTCCTCCGGTGTATCTGGCCATGGGAACACCATGCCAGGAAAGGCCTCTTCCTCCTTTTCCTGCATGAGGCTCAGCAGTCCCAGTAAGTGCTCCGCTTCCTGCGGCGTTGCCTGAATGATCCATTCATACGATGTTACCGACGGATCCGGAATAACGGAGCGGCCCATGACAGACACATAATACTTCATACTGTCCATTGCACGTTCTCTCCTTCACAGGCATGTTTAGGTCGTTGTCCCTAGAACTAGTTTCCGAAGAGGACAGACATTTTATGCCTGCTTTCGGCATATATTTGTTACGACCTCTGACGAAAAAGACAACATTTGCTGGTTGCCCGTAATTAAGCAGCCATACGGATGAATGACTCGACCAAGAAAGGATGAACAAACCATGTGCGGTATTACCGGCTTCATACAGTGGAATCGGGATCTGACCCAGGAATCAGAGCTGCTGGTCCGTATGACGGATAGCTTGTCGAACCGGGGACCCGACGCTTCAGGTACATGGATCTCCAATCCTTGTGCCTTTGGACATCGGCGTCTTAGTGTAATGGACCCCGAGAACGGGGCACAGCCCATGCATGCGTTACAGGGAGATACCTCCTATACCGTCGTGTATAACGGAGAACTATACAATGCACCCGAGTTGAAAAAGGAATTGCTACAGCGGGGGCATCCGTTCCGCACGCAATGTGATACGGAAGTGTTGCTCGCCTCTTATATCGAGTGGGGACCGGCATGCGTTGACCGGTTTAACGGTATTTTCGCTTTTGCCATATGGGACGGGGGACGCGAACAGGTTTTTATGGCACGAGATCGCCTTGGCGTGAAACCTCTGTTCTACAGTAATGCCAAAGACACACTCGTATTCGGCTCAGAGCCCAAAGCTCTGCTCATTCATCCAGATGTAGAAGCCGCGGTTGGCCCGGAAGGGTTGGCCGAAGTGTTTATTGTAGGACCTGCGCGGACACCAGGACACGGTGTATACTCTTCACTGAGTGAACTCAAGCCTGGGCACGCACTGATCTACAACCGAAACGGGATCCGAACCTATGCCTACTGGAAACTGGAAAGCCTGCATCACGAACATAATCTGGAAGAGACAGCAGCCGAAGTGCGAACACTCTTGCAAGATACACTGGAGCGCCAGTTGGCTTCGGATGTCCCAGTATGCTCTCTTTTATCAGGAGGACTGGACTCCAGTGCCTTGTCTGCTTTAGCCGTGGATTATTACAACCGGACCGGGCAAGGCCAAGTCAGTACGTATTCTGTCGATTATGTGGATAACGCCAAGCATTTCCAGGCACATTCCTTTCAGCCAGGTGCAGATGGCCCCTGGATTAAACGAATGGTAGATGAACTCAAGACCGATCATCACTGGATTGAGATTGAGAACGGAGAGCTGGTTCATGCCCTGACACAGGCTATGCTAGTAAGGGATTTGCCGGGCATGGCAGATGTAGACTCCTCGCTCTATCTATTCTGTAAAGAAATCAAAAAAGGGGCCACGGTTGCCATTTCAGGCGAAGCAGCGGATGAAGTGTTTGGCGGTTACCCCTGGTTCCATCGAGAAGATATGCTGAACTCCGGTACGTTCCCGTGGTCTGTAGCACCTGACATGAGAGCAGCGCTATTATCCCCGGATATTCGGGAATGGATTCGGCCACTCGACTATTTGGCAGACCGCTATTCCGATGCAGTGGCTGAAGTGCCTCTTCTGGATGGGGAAACGGGTAAAGATGCACAAATGCGGGTGATGTCCTACCTGAACATTACACGTTTCATGCCTACACTTCTGGATCGCAAAGATCGGATGAGTATGGGGGCAGGATTGGAAGTGCGGGTTCCATACTGTGACCATCGCCTAATTCAATATGTATTCAATATCCCTTGGGAGATGAAAATAACGGGCGGGCGGGAAAAAGGTATTCTGCGCAAAGCACTCGAAGGTGTCCTGCCTGATGATGTGTTATATCGCAAAAAGAGTCCTTACCCGAAAACACATAATCCGCAATATCTGGCCGCGGTTAAACAACAGGTCCTTGACATACTGGACGATCCAACCTCGCCAATTTTGCCTTTGATCGACAAAGCCCAAATTCGCAATTTAGCTTCTTCTGCAGATGCCGCATCCAATCTCCCATGGTTCGGACAATTAATGTCTGGTCCACAACTGTTCGCCTATCTAACGCAGATCAATACCTGGTTGCGGACGTATAAAGTCGCTATTCGTTAACCTATCTTATCTTGCAGCACATTGTTCTAGATCAAGACCAAAAAGGGTGCCCCGACAGCAGTTAGCTGCACGGACACCCTTTATTATGTGAGAGGCTACTTAAGCCTACCCCCAACCTTTCACCCACACTTTACTCTTAAGCCGGAATTTATTGAACTTTAAATTGACGGACAGTCTGTTGCAACTGCTCTGCCATGGACGAGAGATCATTGGCTGCGGAAGCGATCTCCTGCATTGCAGACAACTGTTCCTCTGAAGAAGCACTCACCTCTTCCGTTCCCGCTGCTCCACTTTCCGTCACTTCCATAATGGTTTTCATGGAAATACTAATCTGCTCTACACCTGCTGACATCTGCTCGATTGAAGCAGAGACTTCTTGTGTTTGACCCGCTACATTACCAACTGCTTCCCGAATTTCATTAAATGTAGCACCTGCCTGGTGAACAAGTTCAATTCCCTCTTGCACCTCTGCCGTCACTAAACTCATGGATTGAGCAGCGTTCCGCATCCCTTTCTCCATGGAGGCTACCAAAGGCACAATCTGTTCCGCTGAACGTGCTGATTGTTCAGATAATTTACGAACCTCTGTGGCAACAACCTGGAACCCTCTCCCATGTTCACCAGCTCTAGCGGCCTCAATGGCAGCGTTAAGGGATAAAAGATTGGTCTGGGCTGATATTTCAGAGATGCTCTCCACCATTTTCACAATATCCCGAGAATGTCTGCTCAATTCTTCGATAACTGCCGACAGACCTGAGACCGTATCATGTATGGAATTCATCTGTCCTACAGCGGATTCAACGGACTCACTGCCAGATACCGTCTTCGCTGAAACTTTCGTCGCTTCCTCTGACATATTTAAGGTGTTCACCGTAACCTGCTGAAAACCTGTCGTCAACTCAGTCATCGTCTGGAATCCGTCACTGACCATCCGTACCTGGGTATCCATTCCCGTCGCAATCTCCCCCATCGTGATGGCCACTTGTTCCGTGGCGGTGGATGTCTGCTCCGTACTTGCGGTCAGTTCTTCGGAAGAAGCAGCTACGTGTTCTGCGCTATTCCCAACCTGATGAATAAGTGTACGCAGATTCCCGGACATGATGTTGAAGGCTTGGGCCAGATCACCAATCTCATCCTTGTTACGAACTGTAATAGGTTCACCAGTCAGATCCCCTTCCGCAATGCGACTTGCGGCTTGAGCAACTGCAGCGACAGGCAGGGAGATCAGTCTGCCTATGATGAACGCAACGAGTGTTCCAATGAGAATGGAAGCGACCCCAATAATAGTAATCCAACGAAGAACTTGAGCAATCTGAAGATTGGCATTCACAACGCCAGCATCCATGGAGTCTTGTTGATGTTTCTCCATATTATTGACAATGGCTTCAAACTCACCGATCAGAGCTGGAGCCGTATCCTGCATTAGTCTCGAGATCTCGCTGTTATTCCCCTGTCTTGTCAGTGTCATAATATTCTTGGCAAATTGATGATACTTACTCATCGCTTCATCTGATTGGGTGAGGTAGTCTTTCATGCTCTGACTTGTAACCGTTGATTGTAACTCCTTGCTTAACGCTATGTAGTCTTCATATGCCTTATTGAATTCATCCTCGTTAACCTCATTGTCTTCCATCACAAAATTCCTCAAAGCAATCTGCTGTGTTTTAAGATCTATCGTCATATTTTTGATGAGCAATAGTTTACTTGTTCTATTATTAATTAATTCTGTATACGTTTTCTCAATGGATACAAATTGGGTATACGCTATAACCGTTACAGCCACCAGTAATAACAGTACCGATGAGAAACCCATAAGCAACTTGCGGCTAATTGATATTCTTTTCATGTCTATTCCCCCGAGATTCAAATAACGTGCGCGTTTCCCCGACATCGGTCCCCCTTCCTCAGATTAATAAAGATAAGACTTTAGACCTATAAATAGATACATATACAGATTGTATGTATAAATACTATTTGAAACAGGTCTTTTTTCCTATTTATATTAACCCAAAAAACACAGGATTTGAATCATAAACCCGGAAAATTTTTCAAAAAGAATAGTCAAGACCCTTTTTCATCAAAAATATTAAACAATATGTATCTGAGAATATCAAAAAAAACACACTTTTCAGCGTAGCCTGTTCAAACCCAAGGTCTGATCCCGCCTACACTGAAAAATGCATTTCAGAGTTATGCTAACATATGAAATTCGGATCAAGGAATCAGGACCGGATTACGCTCCAACAGCCCACTACCAAATGTTTCTCTGAAGGGAGAATCCTCCATATGAATGTAGCCGATGTAACAGCCACATTTTTTCATGCGGCAAGGCCGATCCTCGGCCAAAGCTTGCAGACCATCGCGATAGAGATGCCCAATGATCCGGCGATCCTTGTAACACCGCTTCACATGCCCTGACCCTTGTACATAAAATACTTCCGAACCGGCAGCACAACGTTTGCCCAAACTCTCATAGTCCTGCAGATTACCTTCAAAAAGCGGATCGATCCCACGTAAAAACTGAATTTCCTCCGGCGTGTAATACTTGGGCCGATCTTTGAAGGCATTTACCCACATATACACATCATCCGGCAAAGCCTGTCTCATGGACTCAATTGCGGGGAAAGC of Paenibacillus sp. FSL R5-0517 contains these proteins:
- a CDS encoding DUF4870 domain-containing protein — encoded protein: MRQLLSALSYFSIFFAPFLFPIIVWIVAKDAYIEGHAKRALFSHVFPFLAAIPLFYFFVTAHSLGSAVGFVVLFFVIYGLSFVYNVVKGIQVLREYA
- the asnB gene encoding asparagine synthase (glutamine-hydrolyzing); translation: MCGITGFIQWNRDLTQESELLVRMTDSLSNRGPDASGTWISNPCAFGHRRLSVMDPENGAQPMHALQGDTSYTVVYNGELYNAPELKKELLQRGHPFRTQCDTEVLLASYIEWGPACVDRFNGIFAFAIWDGGREQVFMARDRLGVKPLFYSNAKDTLVFGSEPKALLIHPDVEAAVGPEGLAEVFIVGPARTPGHGVYSSLSELKPGHALIYNRNGIRTYAYWKLESLHHEHNLEETAAEVRTLLQDTLERQLASDVPVCSLLSGGLDSSALSALAVDYYNRTGQGQVSTYSVDYVDNAKHFQAHSFQPGADGPWIKRMVDELKTDHHWIEIENGELVHALTQAMLVRDLPGMADVDSSLYLFCKEIKKGATVAISGEAADEVFGGYPWFHREDMLNSGTFPWSVAPDMRAALLSPDIREWIRPLDYLADRYSDAVAEVPLLDGETGKDAQMRVMSYLNITRFMPTLLDRKDRMSMGAGLEVRVPYCDHRLIQYVFNIPWEMKITGGREKGILRKALEGVLPDDVLYRKKSPYPKTHNPQYLAAVKQQVLDILDDPTSPILPLIDKAQIRNLASSADAASNLPWFGQLMSGPQLFAYLTQINTWLRTYKVAIR
- a CDS encoding methyl-accepting chemotaxis protein, translated to MKRISISRKLLMGFSSVLLLLVAVTVIAYTQFVSIEKTYTELINNRTSKLLLIKNMTIDLKTQQIALRNFVMEDNEVNEDEFNKAYEDYIALSKELQSTVTSQSMKDYLTQSDEAMSKYHQFAKNIMTLTRQGNNSEISRLMQDTAPALIGEFEAIVNNMEKHQQDSMDAGVVNANLQIAQVLRWITIIGVASILIGTLVAFIIGRLISLPVAAVAQAASRIAEGDLTGEPITVRNKDEIGDLAQAFNIMSGNLRTLIHQVGNSAEHVAASSEELTASTEQTSTATEQVAITMGEIATGMDTQVRMVSDGFQTMTELTTGFQQVTVNTLNMSEEATKVSAKTVSGSESVESAVGQMNSIHDTVSGLSAVIEELSRHSRDIVKMVESISEISAQTNLLSLNAAIEAARAGEHGRGFQVVATEVRKLSEQSARSAEQIVPLVASMEKGMRNAAQSMSLVTAEVQEGIELVHQAGATFNEIREAVGNVAGQTQEVSASIEQMSAGVEQISISMKTIMEVTESGAAGTEEVSASSEEQLSAMQEIASAANDLSSMAEQLQQTVRQFKVQ